The Saccharopolyspora gloriosae genome window below encodes:
- a CDS encoding AMP-binding protein, which translates to MTLNQGFIPAKWAALTPRALAVHDVPHERRVSWSQLDERVRRLANGLLGLGARPGDRVAVLARNRLEYVELYFACGRAGLVLQPLNWRLTGDELVRLVHDGSPRVVVADAEWAARVRRLQQVCDVARWLEFGADYEQLLAASSDAEPDGSEHVGGDDPFFILYTGGTTGRAKGALHTHRSAEAGGVNQTVAERIVPGDVYLMTGQMFHIPIVLAMNYLRHGCPLVLVNFEAEQALRIIEQERVSAFLGITTMLNWMMAVPGFAAHDLSSLRNIQYGGGPMPSSIVRAALDAFPCSLIQGYGQTEGPGMAFLSQEDHVAAVAGRHPHRLRSCGREGFGARLRVVDPGGREVPLDGRSPGQIVVRSEANMARYWNRPELTARTVRDGWMWTGDIATWDEQRYVYIVDRAKDMIVSGGENIYSVQVEEAVAAHPAVLECAVIGVPDDEWGENVKAVVVLKPDAAATEADIITTAKRHLPSYQKPKSVDFVASLPKAPTGKVIKRELRAPYWADQERSI; encoded by the coding sequence ATGACTCTCAACCAGGGATTCATCCCCGCCAAGTGGGCGGCGCTGACACCGCGCGCGCTGGCCGTCCACGACGTGCCGCACGAGCGGCGGGTGAGCTGGTCGCAGCTCGACGAGCGCGTGCGCAGGCTGGCGAACGGGCTGCTCGGGCTCGGTGCGCGCCCCGGTGACCGGGTGGCGGTGCTGGCCCGCAACCGGCTGGAGTACGTCGAGCTGTACTTCGCCTGCGGGCGGGCCGGCCTGGTGCTGCAACCGCTGAACTGGCGGCTCACCGGCGACGAGCTCGTCCGGCTCGTGCACGACGGTTCGCCTCGGGTCGTGGTGGCCGACGCCGAGTGGGCGGCGCGGGTGCGGCGGCTGCAGCAGGTCTGCGACGTGGCGCGCTGGCTGGAGTTCGGCGCGGACTACGAGCAGCTGCTCGCCGCGTCTAGCGACGCCGAACCCGACGGCAGCGAGCACGTCGGCGGCGACGACCCCTTCTTCATCCTCTACACCGGGGGCACCACGGGCCGCGCCAAGGGCGCCCTGCACACGCACCGCAGCGCGGAGGCGGGCGGGGTGAACCAGACCGTGGCCGAACGGATCGTGCCCGGCGACGTCTACCTGATGACCGGGCAGATGTTCCACATCCCGATCGTGCTCGCGATGAACTACCTCCGGCACGGATGCCCGCTGGTGCTGGTGAACTTCGAGGCCGAGCAGGCGTTGCGGATCATCGAGCAGGAGCGGGTGTCGGCGTTCCTGGGCATCACCACGATGCTGAACTGGATGATGGCGGTGCCCGGATTCGCCGCGCACGACCTGTCGAGCCTGCGCAACATCCAGTACGGCGGCGGCCCGATGCCCTCGTCGATCGTGCGCGCCGCGCTGGACGCCTTCCCCTGCTCGCTGATCCAGGGCTACGGGCAGACCGAGGGGCCGGGCATGGCGTTCCTGTCCCAGGAGGACCACGTCGCCGCGGTCGCCGGACGGCACCCGCACCGGCTGCGTTCCTGCGGACGGGAAGGGTTCGGCGCGCGCCTGCGCGTGGTCGACCCGGGCGGGCGCGAGGTCCCGCTCGACGGGCGCAGCCCCGGGCAGATCGTCGTGCGCTCCGAGGCGAACATGGCGCGGTACTGGAACCGCCCGGAGCTGACCGCGCGCACCGTCCGCGACGGATGGATGTGGACCGGCGACATCGCGACCTGGGACGAGCAGCGCTACGTCTACATCGTCGACCGCGCCAAGGACATGATCGTCTCCGGCGGCGAGAACATCTACAGCGTGCAGGTCGAGGAGGCCGTCGCCGCCCACCCCGCCGTGCTCGAATGCGCCGTGATCGGCGTGCCCGACGACGAGTGGGGCGAGAACGTCAAAGCCGTCGTCGTGCTCAAGCCTGACGCCGCGGCCACCGAGGCGGACATCATCACCACCGCCAAGCGGCACCTGCCCTCGTACCAGAAGCCGAAGTCGGTCGATTTCGTCGCGAGCCTGCCCAAGGCGCCGACCGGCAAAGTGATCAAGCGCGAGCTCCGCGCTCCCTACTGGGCTGATCAGGAGCGGTCGATATGA
- a CDS encoding MaoC family dehydratase: MTSVRPGDALPDYRVGPVSAEKMKTMSALMRDANPIHFDVAAVRALGLGDRVINQGPLNQAYVVSLLGRWAGGAHRVRELRLRHLGAVHAGDRLRAHGTVLDVSEQDGELLVRCEVGLDVLGGDPVLSGTATVHVGG; the protein is encoded by the coding sequence ATGACCTCCGTGCGCCCCGGAGACGCGCTGCCGGACTACCGGGTCGGCCCGGTCAGCGCCGAGAAGATGAAGACGATGTCGGCGCTGATGCGGGACGCGAACCCGATCCACTTCGACGTCGCGGCGGTGCGCGCGCTCGGCCTCGGCGACCGGGTGATCAACCAGGGGCCCCTGAACCAGGCGTACGTGGTTTCGCTGCTCGGCCGCTGGGCGGGCGGCGCGCACCGGGTCCGGGAGCTGCGGCTGCGCCACCTCGGCGCGGTGCACGCCGGGGATCGGCTGCGCGCGCACGGCACCGTGCTCGACGTGTCCGAACAGGACGGCGAGCTGCTGGTCCGCTGCGAGGTCGGACTCGACGTGCTCGGCGGCGATCCGGTGCTCTCCGGCACCGCGACGGTCCACGTAGGAGGGTGA
- a CDS encoding thioesterase family protein produces the protein MVDDVQRFRLSYGDCDALGIAYFAIYYPWMERTYSSWLHGHGLRSAELATELGAGTVGVRSEATYLAPVHVFDELACAAVRERIGATSYTLGFEFTRGGELVTYGRMTFACRSPEGTKAPIPDRLRALLETLRAADAPAG, from the coding sequence GTGGTCGACGACGTGCAGCGGTTCCGGCTGTCCTACGGGGACTGCGACGCCCTCGGCATCGCGTACTTCGCGATCTACTACCCGTGGATGGAACGCACCTACAGCAGCTGGCTGCACGGCCACGGGCTGCGTTCCGCCGAGCTCGCAACCGAACTCGGCGCCGGCACCGTGGGCGTGCGCTCCGAGGCGACCTACCTGGCGCCGGTGCACGTGTTCGACGAACTGGCCTGCGCGGCGGTGCGCGAGCGGATCGGCGCCACCTCGTACACGCTCGGTTTCGAGTTCACCAGGGGCGGCGAGCTCGTCACCTACGGCCGGATGACCTTCGCCTGCCGCAGCCCCGAAGGCACCAAAGCCCCGATCCCGGACCGGCTGCGGGCCCTGCTGGAGACGCTGCGAGCCGCCGACGCCCCGGCGGGCTGA
- a CDS encoding 3-methyladenine DNA glycosylase — protein sequence MRVLGEQEWRARRAAHQERVERWTGPHRRRQRAGHKHPVMDFLFTYYSHKPSLLERWQPGLGVALEGGEEFLERRGYRATPDGVALDPAVLTAKRRDTARFVHGLLTAVRSRRPHLGCFGLHEWAMLYRTSPGDVRHEAWPLRLGHAGTDEVVESMPIKCSHHDAFRFFTEPARPLNALQPTRAEQVALEQPGCLHNNMDMFKWAYKLDPLVPAELVADCFELAVEIREADMRASPYDLSELGYEPIAVETPEGRAEYVRRQRDFADRAAPLRARLIEACEDLLTVEPHAAP from the coding sequence ATGCGAGTGCTGGGCGAACAGGAATGGCGGGCCCGCCGAGCCGCGCACCAGGAGCGGGTCGAACGCTGGACCGGACCGCACCGGCGCAGGCAGCGCGCCGGGCACAAGCACCCGGTGATGGACTTCCTGTTCACCTACTACTCCCACAAGCCGTCGCTGCTGGAACGCTGGCAACCCGGCCTCGGGGTCGCGTTGGAGGGCGGCGAAGAGTTCCTCGAACGCCGTGGCTACCGCGCCACCCCCGACGGGGTCGCGCTCGATCCCGCCGTGCTCACCGCGAAGCGCCGCGACACGGCGCGCTTCGTGCACGGACTGCTCACCGCCGTGCGCTCCCGGCGCCCGCACCTCGGGTGCTTCGGCTTGCACGAGTGGGCGATGCTCTACCGCACCTCCCCCGGCGACGTCCGCCACGAGGCGTGGCCGCTGCGGCTCGGGCACGCGGGCACCGATGAGGTCGTCGAGTCGATGCCGATCAAGTGCAGTCACCACGACGCGTTCCGCTTCTTCACCGAACCGGCCCGGCCGCTCAACGCGCTGCAACCGACCCGCGCCGAGCAGGTCGCGCTGGAGCAGCCCGGCTGCCTGCACAACAACATGGACATGTTCAAGTGGGCCTACAAGCTGGACCCGCTGGTGCCCGCCGAACTCGTCGCCGACTGCTTCGAACTCGCGGTGGAGATCCGGGAGGCGGACATGCGCGCCAGCCCGTACGACCTCAGCGAGCTCGGCTACGAGCCGATCGCCGTGGAGACGCCCGAGGGCCGCGCCGAGTACGTGCGCAGGCAGCGCGACTTCGCCGACCGCGCCGCCCCGCTGCGCGCCCGCCTGATCGAGGCCTGCGAGGACCTGCTCACCGTGGAGCCGCACGCCGCTCCATGA
- a CDS encoding HesB/YadR/YfhF-family protein — MLTISESAAEVIKVVLAGGDSPEGSGLRIAPVADEAGQAELQAAIASEPQGDDQVVEESGARVFLEPQAAELLGDKVLDAERDDNGELNLAVRD; from the coding sequence ATGCTCACGATCAGCGAGAGCGCAGCTGAGGTCATCAAGGTCGTCCTGGCCGGCGGTGACTCGCCCGAGGGTTCGGGGCTGCGCATCGCCCCGGTCGCCGACGAGGCCGGTCAGGCCGAGTTGCAGGCGGCGATCGCCAGCGAGCCGCAGGGAGACGACCAGGTGGTGGAGGAATCCGGTGCTCGGGTCTTCCTCGAGCCGCAGGCCGCGGAGCTGTTGGGCGACAAGGTGCTCGACGCCGAGCGCGACGACAACGGCGAGCTGAACCTGGCCGTCCGGGACTGA
- the gcvP gene encoding aminomethyl-transferring glycine dehydrogenase, with protein sequence MTTEDRIPLAALEHGTPFADRHVGPLPAELARMLDVIGVGSLEELGQAAVPEGIRERDLQLALPEPATEAEALKQLRDLARLNSPHTEMIGLGYYPTITPPVILRNVLESPAWYTAYTPYQPEISQGRLEALLNFQTMVADLTGVPVANSSMLDEATAAAEGMTLVRRAGRAKSPRFVVDADVMPQTLEVLRTRAEPLGIEVIVTDLAAGPEALPEDDFFGVLLAYPGASGALRDHEAIIERVHERGGMAVVSADLLALTLLRAPGEIGADVVVGTTQRFGVPMGFGGPHAGYMAVRKGIERQLPGRLVGVSVDADGDQAYRLALQTREQHIRREKATSNICTAQVLLAVVASMYGVYHGPSGLRAIARRAHRMAAVLAERLRRGGVRIEHAEFFDTIVARVPGRAAEVVRAAREGGINLRHIDDDLVGISCDETTTRETLVRVAAAFGIEGGSVADVDALDAETADALPGVLRRTSEYMTHPVFHTHRSETSLLRYLRRLSDSDVALDRSMIPLGSCTMKLNATAEMEPITWPEFAEVHPFAPAQDATGLLEIVRDLERWLAEITGYDAVSLQPNSGSQGEFAGLLAIRAYHHSRGESARDVCLIPASAHGTNAASAVMAGLRVVVVRCDDKGNIELDHLREVVDQHRDDLAAIMITYPSTHGVYEDTVEQVCGLVHDAGGQVYVDGANLNALIGLARMGKFGSDVSHLNLHKTFCIPHGGGGPGVGPIGVREHLAPFLPNHPLQPAAGPETGVGPISAAPWGSASILPISWAYVRMMGSDGLRRATLTAVAAANYVARRLDEYFPVLYTGTGGFVAHECILDLRPITKASGVTVDDVAKRLADYGLHAPTMSFPVAGTLMVEPTESENLAELDRFCEAMIAIKGEIDKVASGQWPADDNPLSQAPHTAASLAGPWDHAYSRAEAAYPLGTGTQKVWPAVRRIDGARGDRNLVCSCPPLSAYEG encoded by the coding sequence ATGACGACCGAAGACCGTATCCCGCTGGCCGCCCTGGAACACGGCACTCCGTTCGCCGACCGCCATGTCGGGCCGTTGCCCGCCGAGCTGGCGCGCATGCTGGACGTGATCGGTGTCGGCTCGCTGGAGGAGCTGGGCCAGGCCGCGGTGCCCGAAGGCATCCGCGAACGGGACCTGCAGCTGGCCCTGCCGGAGCCGGCTACCGAGGCCGAGGCGCTCAAGCAGCTCCGGGACCTGGCGCGGCTCAACAGCCCGCACACCGAGATGATCGGGCTGGGCTACTACCCGACGATCACGCCGCCGGTGATCCTGCGCAACGTGCTGGAGAGCCCCGCCTGGTACACGGCGTACACGCCGTACCAGCCGGAGATCTCGCAGGGCAGGCTCGAGGCGCTGCTGAACTTCCAGACGATGGTCGCCGACCTGACCGGTGTTCCGGTGGCGAACTCGTCGATGCTGGACGAGGCCACCGCCGCCGCCGAGGGCATGACGCTGGTGCGCCGCGCGGGCCGGGCCAAATCGCCGCGCTTCGTGGTGGACGCGGACGTGATGCCGCAGACCCTGGAGGTGCTGCGGACCCGCGCCGAACCGCTGGGCATCGAGGTGATCGTCACCGACCTCGCCGCGGGTCCCGAGGCGCTGCCGGAGGACGACTTCTTCGGCGTGCTGCTGGCCTACCCCGGTGCCTCCGGCGCGCTCCGCGACCACGAGGCGATCATCGAGCGGGTCCATGAGCGCGGCGGGATGGCCGTGGTCAGCGCCGACCTGCTGGCGCTGACGCTGCTGCGCGCTCCCGGTGAGATCGGTGCCGACGTGGTGGTCGGCACGACGCAGCGCTTCGGCGTGCCGATGGGCTTCGGCGGCCCGCACGCCGGGTACATGGCGGTGCGCAAGGGCATCGAGCGGCAGCTGCCGGGCCGGTTGGTCGGCGTGAGCGTCGACGCCGACGGCGACCAGGCCTACCGGCTCGCCCTGCAGACCAGGGAGCAGCACATCCGCCGGGAGAAGGCGACGAGCAACATCTGCACCGCGCAGGTGCTGCTGGCGGTCGTCGCGTCGATGTACGGCGTCTACCACGGCCCGAGCGGGCTGCGGGCCATCGCGCGCCGGGCGCACCGGATGGCCGCGGTGCTGGCGGAGCGGTTGCGCCGGGGCGGGGTGCGGATCGAGCACGCGGAGTTCTTCGACACGATCGTCGCGCGGGTTCCGGGCAGGGCAGCGGAGGTCGTGCGGGCGGCCCGCGAGGGCGGCATCAACCTGCGCCACATCGACGACGACCTCGTCGGCATCAGCTGCGACGAGACCACCACCAGGGAGACGCTGGTGCGGGTGGCCGCCGCGTTCGGGATCGAAGGCGGCTCGGTGGCCGACGTCGACGCGCTGGACGCGGAGACCGCCGACGCGCTGCCCGGCGTGCTGCGGCGCACCTCGGAGTACATGACGCACCCGGTGTTCCACACCCACCGCTCGGAGACCTCGCTGCTGCGCTACCTGCGCCGCCTGTCGGACTCCGACGTCGCGCTGGACCGGAGCATGATCCCGCTGGGGTCCTGCACGATGAAGCTGAACGCGACCGCGGAGATGGAGCCGATCACCTGGCCGGAGTTCGCCGAGGTGCACCCGTTCGCGCCCGCGCAGGACGCGACGGGGCTGCTGGAGATCGTGCGGGACCTGGAGCGCTGGCTCGCGGAGATCACCGGCTACGACGCGGTGAGCCTGCAGCCGAACTCGGGCAGCCAGGGCGAGTTCGCCGGGTTGCTGGCGATCCGCGCCTACCACCACAGCCGTGGTGAGTCGGCCCGCGACGTGTGCCTGATCCCGGCCAGCGCGCACGGCACGAACGCCGCGAGCGCCGTGATGGCCGGGCTGCGCGTGGTCGTGGTGCGCTGCGACGACAAGGGCAACATCGAGCTCGACCACCTGCGCGAAGTGGTGGACCAGCACCGCGACGACCTCGCCGCGATCATGATCACCTACCCGTCCACGCACGGCGTCTACGAGGACACCGTGGAGCAGGTGTGCGGCCTGGTGCACGACGCGGGCGGCCAGGTCTACGTCGACGGCGCGAACCTCAACGCGCTGATCGGCCTGGCGCGGATGGGCAAGTTCGGGTCCGACGTCTCGCACCTGAACCTGCACAAGACGTTCTGCATCCCGCACGGCGGTGGCGGTCCCGGCGTGGGCCCGATCGGGGTGCGCGAGCACCTGGCGCCGTTCCTGCCGAACCACCCGCTGCAGCCCGCGGCCGGTCCGGAGACCGGTGTGGGCCCGATCAGCGCGGCGCCGTGGGGCAGCGCGTCGATCTTGCCGATCTCCTGGGCCTACGTCCGCATGATGGGGTCCGACGGGCTGCGCCGGGCGACGCTGACGGCGGTGGCCGCGGCGAACTACGTGGCCCGCCGGCTCGACGAGTACTTCCCGGTGCTCTACACGGGCACCGGCGGTTTCGTCGCCCACGAATGCATCCTGGACCTGCGGCCGATCACCAAGGCCTCCGGCGTGACGGTGGACGACGTGGCGAAGCGGCTCGCCGACTACGGCCTGCACGCACCGACCATGTCCTTCCCGGTGGCCGGGACGCTGATGGTCGAGCCGACGGAGAGCGAGAACCTCGCCGAACTCGACCGGTTCTGCGAAGCGATGATCGCGATCAAGGGCGAGATCGACAAGGTGGCGAGCGGTCAGTGGCCCGCGGACGACAACCCGCTGAGCCAGGCCCCGCACACCGCCGCGTCGCTCGCCGGTCCTTGGGATCACGCCTACAGTCGAGCGGAGGCCGCCTACCCGCTGGGTACCGGGACGCAGAAGGTGTGGCCCGCGGTGCGCAGGATCGACGGCGCGCGGGGCGACCGGAACCTGGTGTGCTCGTGCCCTCCGCTTTCGGCGTACGAAGGCTGA
- a CDS encoding MerR family transcriptional regulator produces the protein MVERAPGEDSAAEQSAPFPDTALPDELVGYRGPAACQIAGITYRQLDYWARTKLVGPSIRGAAGSGSQRLYSFKDVLVLKVVKRLLDTGVSLHNIRVAVEHLRHRGVQDLAKITLFSDGTTVYECTSAEEVVDLLQGGQGVFGIAVSGAMREITGTIHEFPAERADGGEHEEPVNDELSRRRRDRRTG, from the coding sequence GTGGTGGAGCGAGCACCTGGCGAGGATTCCGCCGCGGAGCAGTCGGCGCCGTTCCCCGACACCGCGCTCCCGGACGAGCTCGTCGGCTACCGCGGACCCGCGGCGTGCCAGATCGCCGGCATCACCTACCGGCAGCTGGACTACTGGGCGCGCACCAAGCTGGTCGGCCCGTCGATCCGCGGCGCGGCGGGATCCGGGTCGCAGCGGCTGTACTCGTTCAAGGACGTCCTGGTGCTCAAGGTCGTCAAGCGACTGCTGGACACCGGGGTCTCGCTGCACAACATCCGGGTCGCCGTGGAGCACCTGCGCCATCGAGGCGTGCAGGACCTGGCCAAGATCACGTTGTTCAGCGACGGCACGACGGTCTACGAGTGCACCTCCGCCGAGGAGGTCGTGGACCTGCTGCAGGGCGGTCAGGGCGTGTTCGGGATCGCGGTCAGCGGCGCGATGCGCGAGATCACCGGGACGATCCACGAGTTCCCCGCCGAGCGGGCCGACGGCGGCGAGCACGAGGAGCCGGTCAACGACGAGTTGTCCCGCCGTCGCCGGGACCGCCGCACGGGCTGA
- a CDS encoding bifunctional nuclease family protein: protein MSSEMRVVGVRVELPANQPILLLRETEGERYLPIWIGSVEATAIALEQQGVRPARPLTHDLLKDVIGALGRDLEEVRITDLQEGTFFAELIFDGDVRVSARPSDSVALALRVGVPIHADESVLDEAGLIIPDEQEDEVEKFREFLDSVSPEDFRGADT from the coding sequence ATGAGCAGCGAAATGCGCGTCGTCGGCGTGCGAGTGGAACTACCAGCCAACCAGCCGATTCTGCTGCTGCGCGAGACCGAAGGCGAGCGGTACCTGCCGATCTGGATCGGATCGGTGGAGGCCACCGCGATCGCGCTGGAGCAGCAGGGCGTGCGACCCGCCAGACCGCTCACCCACGACCTGCTCAAGGACGTCATCGGCGCCCTGGGGCGGGACCTGGAAGAGGTGCGGATCACCGATCTGCAGGAGGGTACGTTCTTCGCCGAACTCATCTTCGACGGGGATGTGCGGGTCTCGGCACGCCCGAGTGATTCGGTGGCGCTGGCGCTGCGGGTCGGAGTGCCGATCCACGCTGACGAGTCGGTGCTGGACGAAGCCGGGCTGATCATCCCGGACGAGCAGGAGGACGAGGTCGAGAAGTTCCGGGAATTCCTGGACTCGGTCTCTCCGGAGGACTTCCGCGGCGCCGATACGTGA
- the garA gene encoding glycogen accumulation regulator GarA, with product MSQNDGPGGVPPEQSPETTSVFRPFLSEPESTESATPEPAASGVDALPAGAALLVVKRGPNAGSRFLLDRETTSSGRHPDSDIFLDDVTVSRRHAEFRREGNDFVVVDVGSLNGTYVNREPVDTSVLANGDEVQIGKFRLVFLTGPIEGQGR from the coding sequence GTGAGCCAGAACGACGGGCCCGGCGGCGTTCCGCCGGAGCAGTCACCGGAGACCACCTCGGTCTTCAGGCCGTTCCTCTCGGAGCCGGAGAGCACCGAGAGTGCGACCCCGGAGCCAGCGGCCTCCGGGGTCGATGCGCTGCCCGCCGGGGCTGCCCTGCTGGTGGTCAAGCGCGGCCCGAACGCCGGGTCGCGATTCCTGCTCGATCGGGAGACCACCAGCTCCGGACGCCACCCGGACAGCGACATCTTCCTCGACGACGTGACGGTGTCCCGTCGGCACGCCGAGTTCAGGCGAGAGGGCAACGACTTCGTCGTCGTCGACGTCGGCAGCCTCAACGGCACCTACGTCAACCGGGAACCGGTGGACACCTCGGTGCTCGCCAACGGCGACGAGGTTCAGATCGGGAAGTTCCGGTTGGTGTTCCTGACCGGTCCGATCGAGGGCCAGGGCCGCTGA
- the gcvH gene encoding glycine cleavage system protein GcvH, with amino-acid sequence MAPDGIKYTQEHEWVLRTGADTVRVGITDYAQQQLGDVVFVQLPEVGETVEAGGGIGEVESTKSVSDIYAPVAGEIVARNEQLDEQPELVNSAPFGDGWMIEIKLADPAAPDGLLEESDYQGLIDQG; translated from the coding sequence GTGGCCCCGGACGGGATCAAGTACACCCAGGAGCACGAGTGGGTGCTGCGCACCGGCGCGGACACCGTGCGCGTCGGGATCACCGACTACGCCCAGCAGCAGCTCGGCGACGTCGTGTTCGTGCAGCTGCCCGAGGTGGGGGAGACCGTCGAAGCCGGGGGTGGCATCGGCGAGGTCGAGTCGACCAAGAGCGTCTCCGACATCTACGCACCCGTGGCCGGTGAGATCGTGGCCCGCAACGAGCAGCTCGACGAGCAGCCCGAGCTGGTCAACTCGGCGCCGTTCGGCGACGGCTGGATGATCGAGATCAAGCTCGCCGACCCCGCCGCGCCCGACGGCCTGCTCGAGGAGAGCGACTACCAAGGCCTCATCGACCAGGGATGA
- a CDS encoding CDP-alcohol phosphatidyltransferase family protein, which translates to MARIKEVAAGVWDDPWLTWPNLLSLVRLAGVPLFLWLLLGPQSDLLALLVLVVSGATDWLDGKLARWLDQYSRVGELLDPAADRLYIVATLIAFVLRDVIPWWAAAALIGRDVVLTLCLPVLRWHGFEPPEVHYLGKAATFCLMYAFPLLLLVQEDFAFEGVVRPVAYAFTCWGGALYVWAGVLYLMQVIAAVRAARSRPA; encoded by the coding sequence ATGGCCCGGATCAAGGAAGTCGCCGCCGGCGTCTGGGACGACCCCTGGCTGACCTGGCCGAACCTGCTGTCCCTCGTGCGGCTCGCCGGCGTCCCGCTGTTCCTGTGGCTGCTGCTCGGGCCGCAATCCGACCTGCTCGCGCTGCTCGTGCTCGTGGTCAGCGGAGCCACCGACTGGCTCGACGGCAAGCTCGCCCGCTGGCTCGACCAGTACAGCCGCGTGGGCGAACTGCTGGACCCCGCGGCCGACCGGCTCTACATCGTCGCGACGCTGATCGCCTTCGTGCTCCGCGACGTGATCCCCTGGTGGGCCGCCGCGGCGCTGATCGGCCGCGACGTCGTGCTCACGCTGTGCCTGCCGGTGCTGCGCTGGCACGGTTTCGAACCGCCGGAAGTGCACTACCTCGGCAAGGCCGCGACGTTCTGCCTGATGTACGCGTTCCCGCTGTTGCTGCTGGTGCAGGAGGACTTCGCCTTCGAAGGCGTCGTGCGCCCGGTGGCCTACGCCTTCACCTGCTGGGGCGGCGCGCTGTACGTGTGGGCGGGGGTGCTGTACCTGATGCAGGTCATCGCCGCCGTGCGCGCCGCGCGCTCCCGACCGGCCTGA